A stretch of the Clostridium botulinum genome encodes the following:
- a CDS encoding calcium-translocating P-type ATPase, SERCA-type codes for MDNEKFLKKGLTSDEAKKRMKEYGPNVLEKKKRISPVKIFLEQFNDFIIWVLIAATILSAIMGEKADAITIVIIVIMNAILGFIQEYKTEKSLEALQNLAAPTSKVLRDQEVKVISAEELVPGDIVILESGDRVPADSILIEGNSLVVDESLLTGESVGVDKNCDSKNSNVYMGTVVLKGKGRALVENTGMKTEMGKIADMLDNIETEKSPLKKKLASLGKVMVVVCLVICIVVTVMGIMRGQDKYQMFLLGVSLAVAAIPEGMPAIVTVALALGVSRMLKRNALIRKLPAVETLGCTSIICSDKTGTLTQNNMTVEKMYFNDKIYDLHDNKDLNFDILKKTFVYCNDCGYDFNQKDYEKMLLGDPTETALVKALFKKASDLKEFLKKSQRLYDIPFDSTRKMMSVIMDERGKKKCYVKGAPERVIDRCKYILMNNEILEFTDEYRRRVNKKVEEMSYNALRCIAAAYKDKNVVKGKALEEDLIFVGIAGMKDPPRPEAKEAVLKCKMAGIKPVMITGDHKNTAYAIAKELRICKKENEVITGEELDKLSEKELIKKVNHISVFARVSPKHKLSIVRAFKKRNNIVAMTGDGVNDAPAVKEADIGVSMGISGTDVTKEASSMILLDDNFTTIVSAVEEGRIIYDNIRKFIRYLLSCNLGEVLTMFLSSLFYLETPLLPIQILFINLATDGLPAIALGVDPADKDIMIRKPRDKNESVFARGLKEKIILRGSLIGVCTIFAFLSGKYYGMNLKTCRTLALCTLIMSQLIHVFECRSENHSIFEIKLFTNMYLVGAVTVSICMLLSIIYTPFLQEIFHTVPLHLGQWTIIIFFSGFISFINSLYLFFRRR; via the coding sequence ATGGATAACGAGAAGTTTTTAAAAAAAGGTCTTACTAGTGATGAAGCTAAAAAAAGAATGAAAGAATATGGACCTAATGTGCTAGAAAAAAAGAAAAGAATATCACCTGTGAAAATTTTTCTAGAACAGTTCAATGATTTTATTATTTGGGTCTTAATAGCTGCTACAATTTTATCCGCTATTATGGGAGAAAAAGCAGATGCCATAACTATAGTTATTATAGTTATTATGAATGCTATATTAGGATTTATACAAGAATATAAAACAGAGAAATCACTAGAAGCACTTCAAAATCTAGCAGCACCTACATCAAAGGTACTGAGAGATCAAGAAGTAAAGGTAATAAGTGCAGAGGAACTAGTTCCAGGAGATATAGTTATTTTAGAAAGTGGAGATAGAGTTCCGGCAGATTCTATACTTATAGAAGGAAATAGCTTAGTTGTAGATGAATCTTTATTAACGGGTGAATCTGTTGGTGTAGATAAAAATTGTGATAGTAAAAATAGTAATGTATATATGGGGACTGTAGTACTTAAGGGTAAGGGTAGAGCACTCGTTGAAAATACTGGCATGAAGACTGAAATGGGTAAAATTGCGGACATGCTAGATAATATAGAAACTGAGAAATCACCTTTAAAAAAGAAACTTGCATCTCTTGGAAAAGTCATGGTTGTAGTTTGTCTTGTTATATGTATTGTAGTAACTGTCATGGGAATTATGAGGGGACAAGATAAGTATCAGATGTTTTTGCTAGGTGTTAGTTTAGCGGTTGCTGCAATTCCAGAAGGAATGCCTGCTATAGTTACTGTTGCATTGGCACTTGGAGTTTCTAGAATGCTTAAAAGAAATGCTCTTATAAGAAAACTTCCAGCAGTTGAGACACTAGGTTGTACATCTATTATATGTAGTGATAAAACAGGTACTCTTACTCAAAACAATATGACAGTTGAGAAGATGTATTTTAACGATAAAATATATGATTTACATGATAATAAAGATTTAAATTTTGATATTTTAAAAAAGACTTTTGTATATTGTAATGATTGTGGATATGATTTCAATCAAAAGGATTATGAAAAAATGTTACTTGGAGATCCAACTGAAACAGCACTTGTAAAAGCATTATTTAAAAAAGCATCAGACTTAAAGGAGTTTTTGAAAAAGTCACAAAGATTATATGATATACCTTTTGATTCTACTAGAAAAATGATGTCAGTTATAATGGATGAGAGAGGAAAGAAAAAATGCTATGTTAAAGGAGCACCAGAACGAGTAATTGATAGATGCAAGTATATTTTGATGAATAATGAAATATTAGAATTTACAGATGAATATAGAAGAAGAGTCAATAAAAAAGTTGAGGAAATGTCATATAATGCTTTAAGATGTATTGCGGCAGCATATAAAGATAAAAATGTAGTAAAAGGTAAGGCGTTAGAAGAAGATTTAATATTTGTTGGTATTGCAGGAATGAAAGATCCTCCAAGACCTGAGGCTAAAGAAGCTGTATTAAAATGCAAAATGGCAGGAATAAAGCCAGTTATGATAACGGGAGATCATAAAAATACAGCTTATGCAATAGCAAAAGAACTTAGAATATGTAAAAAAGAAAATGAAGTTATAACAGGTGAGGAATTAGATAAGTTATCAGAAAAAGAATTAATAAAAAAAGTTAATCACATATCAGTATTTGCAAGAGTAAGTCCTAAACATAAATTAAGTATTGTAAGAGCTTTTAAGAAAAGAAATAATATAGTAGCAATGACTGGAGATGGAGTTAATGATGCACCAGCAGTAAAAGAAGCAGATATTGGGGTATCTATGGGTATATCAGGAACAGATGTTACAAAAGAAGCATCTTCTATGATACTTTTAGATGACAATTTTACAACTATTGTATCGGCTGTTGAGGAAGGTAGAATAATATATGACAATATAAGAAAATTTATAAGATACCTATTATCATGTAATCTAGGAGAAGTACTTACAATGTTTTTATCTTCATTATTTTATTTAGAAACTCCACTATTACCTATACAAATTTTATTTATAAATTTAGCCACAGATGGTCTTCCTGCTATAGCATTGGGAGTAGACCCAGCTGATAAAGATATAATGATTAGAAAACCAAGAGATAAAAATGAAAGTGTATTCGCAAGAGGGCTTAAGGAAAAGATAATACTTAGAGGAAGTTTAATTGGGGTGTGTACAATATTTGCTTTCTTATCTGGAAAATATTATGGCATGAATTTGAAAACTTGTAGGACTCTTGCTTTATGTACTTTAATAATGTCTCAATTGATTCATGTATTTGAATGTAGATCTGAAAATCATTCTATTTTTGAGATTAAGTTGTTTACAAATATGTATTTAGTAGGTGCTGTAACAGTGTCAATTTGTATGCTTTTGAGCATAATATATACTCCATTTTTACAAGAAATATTCCATACAGTCCCATTACATTTAGGACAATGGACTATAATAATATTCTTTTCAGGATTTATTTCATTTATAAATAGCCTTTACTTATTCTTTAGGAGAAGATAA
- a CDS encoding putative manganese-dependent inorganic diphosphatase: MKDMIYITGHKNPDTDSICSAIAYAEFKNKSANVEAKPIRLGDISRETQFALDYFNVKEPELIKTLKPLVKDLEMDKVAPLYPKTSLKTAWAEMKKNNVKTIPVVGEDNKFLGIVSLSNLTSAYMDIWDNYILTKSRTPFENVVDTLSAKILCQNDKFKVCGGKILVAAMSPDSMKRMMEIGDVVICGNREDTQMAIIENKASLMVIAGNHEVSKEVIDKAIANECTVITTPYDSFTASRMIVQSIPINYVMTTKDLICFRDTDHVEDVKDIMAKTRFRSYPILDNHNNVLGTISRFHLISQVNKKVILVDHNETTQSVDGLEDTEITEIIDHHRIADIQTSNPIYFRNEPVGCTASIIGSIFFENGIAPSKETAGLLCSAIISDTLLFKSPTSTNFDKVIIEKLAKIAGIDIDEYAKEMFKAGTSLVGRTVEEIFNTDFKTFTLLDHKIGVAQVSTMDIEGFKPMKNDMVTYMKKKCDEEGYDLLVLLLTDIIQNGSEVIALGERIDYVEKAFSVTLDDNSAYVPDLLSRKKQVIPPITKAIESNN, translated from the coding sequence ATGAAAGATATGATCTACATTACAGGACACAAAAATCCTGATACAGACTCAATATGTTCAGCTATTGCTTATGCAGAATTCAAAAATAAATCTGCAAATGTAGAAGCTAAACCAATAAGACTTGGAGATATAAGCCGTGAGACTCAATTTGCTCTTGATTATTTTAACGTTAAAGAGCCTGAACTTATAAAAACTTTAAAACCTTTAGTAAAAGATTTAGAAATGGATAAGGTAGCTCCTTTATATCCTAAAACGTCTTTAAAAACAGCTTGGGCTGAAATGAAAAAAAACAATGTGAAAACTATACCAGTTGTTGGCGAAGATAATAAGTTCTTAGGAATTGTAAGTCTTTCAAATTTAACTTCTGCTTACATGGACATATGGGATAACTATATTTTAACTAAAAGTAGAACACCTTTTGAAAATGTAGTAGACACATTATCAGCCAAAATACTTTGTCAAAACGATAAATTCAAAGTATGTGGTGGTAAAATTTTAGTAGCTGCTATGAGTCCTGACAGCATGAAAAGAATGATGGAAATTGGTGATGTAGTTATTTGTGGTAACAGAGAAGATACTCAAATGGCAATAATAGAAAATAAAGCATCACTTATGGTTATTGCAGGAAATCATGAAGTTTCTAAAGAAGTTATTGATAAAGCTATTGCCAATGAATGTACAGTTATTACAACTCCGTATGATTCATTTACAGCTTCAAGAATGATAGTTCAAAGTATTCCTATAAATTACGTTATGACTACTAAAGATCTTATTTGCTTTAGAGATACAGATCACGTTGAAGATGTAAAAGACATAATGGCAAAAACAAGATTTAGAAGTTATCCTATACTAGATAATCACAATAATGTACTAGGTACAATTTCTAGATTCCACTTAATATCACAAGTTAATAAAAAAGTAATACTAGTTGACCATAATGAAACTACTCAATCTGTTGATGGTCTTGAAGATACTGAAATTACAGAAATTATAGATCACCATAGAATTGCAGATATTCAAACTAGTAATCCTATATACTTTAGAAATGAACCTGTAGGATGTACAGCTTCAATTATCGGATCTATATTCTTTGAAAATGGAATAGCACCATCTAAAGAAACTGCTGGTCTTCTTTGCAGTGCTATAATATCTGATACCCTATTATTTAAGTCACCAACATCAACTAACTTTGATAAAGTAATTATAGAAAAACTAGCTAAAATAGCTGGTATAGATATAGACGAATATGCAAAAGAAATGTTTAAAGCCGGAACATCTCTTGTAGGTAGAACTGTTGAGGAAATATTTAATACAGATTTTAAAACATTTACTTTATTAGATCACAAAATCGGTGTAGCACAAGTAAGTACTATGGATATAGAAGGTTTTAAACCAATGAAAAACGATATGGTAACTTACATGAAGAAAAAATGTGATGAAGAAGGATATGACTTACTTGTTTTACTTCTAACAGATATTATTCAAAATGGTTCAGAAGTAATTGCCCTAGGCGAAAGAATTGATTATGTTGAAAAAGCATTTAGTGTTACTTTAGATGATAATTCAGCATATGTTCCTGACTTATTATCAAGAAAAAAACAAGTAATTCCACCAATTACAAAAGCAATTGAATCAAATAACTAA
- a CDS encoding flagellar hook-basal body complex protein gives MLRSIWNSRSGMAAEMDKLDAISNNMANSTTVGYKRVDLKFNDLMQENLDRLGYPVSKGQGKRQVTGSGVKSTELERDNAQGNLLQTNNNTDLAIDGKGYFKVVDGTGRTFYTRGGSFNIDPSGTVVDKNGNKLVILNANGTDVNRTGAGFTKDSFKVSEDGYIWSDKHRGLRIPIYDTIGDNSMKSIGENLYVPLTQGNGRNDVIESKDFSLLQGFTEQSNVDLGKEMADLIITQRAFQLNSSALKTADEMWGMANNLRGR, from the coding sequence ATGCTTAGAAGTATATGGAATTCTAGAAGTGGTATGGCAGCAGAAATGGATAAGTTAGATGCTATATCCAATAACATGGCCAATTCTACTACTGTAGGATATAAAAGAGTAGATTTAAAATTTAATGATTTAATGCAAGAGAATTTAGATAGATTAGGATATCCTGTGAGTAAGGGACAAGGTAAGCGTCAAGTTACTGGTAGTGGTGTTAAATCTACAGAACTTGAAAGAGATAATGCACAAGGAAATTTATTGCAAACAAATAATAATACAGATTTAGCTATAGACGGAAAAGGATATTTTAAAGTAGTAGATGGTACAGGTAGAACATTTTATACAAGAGGAGGATCATTTAATATAGATCCTAGTGGTACGGTTGTTGATAAGAATGGAAATAAGTTAGTTATATTAAATGCAAATGGTACAGATGTTAATAGAACAGGAGCTGGATTTACAAAAGATTCTTTTAAGGTTAGTGAAGATGGATATATATGGAGTGATAAGCACAGAGGACTTAGAATACCTATATATGATACTATAGGTGATAATTCTATGAAAAGTATAGGTGAAAATTTATATGTTCCACTTACACAAGGAAATGGAAGAAATGATGTTATTGAAAGTAAAGACTTTTCATTATTACAAGGTTTTACTGAGCAATCTAATGTAGATTTAGGAAAAGAAATGGCAGATCTTATAATAACTCAAAGAGCATTCCAATTGAATTCATCAGCACTTAAAACTGCAGATGAAATGTGGGGGATGGCAAACAATCTAAGAGGAAGATAA
- a CDS encoding flagellar hook-basal body complex protein → MIRGIYTAVSGLINQEAIQDVISNNLANATTVGYKKDDLITRKFKDVMLHNYDKVVRGKNVRNDIGELSMGSKIDETCTNYSQGVLNDTGKNTDFAIQGNGFFVVSRNGRVNNQNLYTRDGHFHIDRNGYLVNSSGDNVMGRNLANGAISPINVLVNNSPAKMACNDRGEIYLNGRPAFKMQVVNFGDYKSLRKIQDNLYSGTNPKETDNVIVKQNCLEKSNVNVMAEVSDMMMTMRNFESNQKIVQALDETLGKTVNEVGRV, encoded by the coding sequence ATGATTAGAGGGATATATACTGCTGTATCTGGCTTAATAAATCAAGAGGCTATACAAGATGTTATAAGTAATAATTTAGCTAATGCAACAACTGTGGGATATAAAAAAGATGACTTAATAACTAGAAAGTTTAAAGATGTTATGCTACATAATTATGACAAGGTTGTAAGAGGAAAAAATGTAAGAAATGATATTGGAGAGCTTTCTATGGGAAGCAAGATAGATGAAACATGTACTAATTATTCTCAAGGTGTATTAAACGATACAGGTAAAAATACTGATTTTGCAATACAAGGAAATGGTTTCTTTGTTGTGTCTCGTAATGGTAGAGTAAATAATCAAAATTTATATACTAGAGATGGACATTTTCACATAGATAGGAACGGATATTTAGTTAATAGTAGTGGAGATAATGTTATGGGAAGAAATCTAGCTAATGGAGCTATTTCACCTATTAATGTATTAGTAAATAATAGTCCAGCTAAGATGGCTTGCAATGACAGGGGAGAAATATATTTAAATGGAAGACCTGCTTTTAAAATGCAAGTAGTAAATTTTGGGGATTATAAGTCACTTAGAAAGATTCAAGATAATCTTTATTCTGGTACAAATCCAAAAGAAACTGATAATGTTATAGTAAAACAAAACTGTTTAGAAAAATCTAATGTAAATGTAATGGCTGAAGTATCTGATATGATGATGACTATGAGAAATTTTGAAAGTAACCAAAAAATAGTTCAAGCCTTAGATGAAACTTTAGGAAAAACAGTTAATGAAGTAGGTAGAGTATAA
- a CDS encoding FliA/WhiG family RNA polymerase sigma factor — protein sequence MSIASNVDMREHIVKKYIPLVKYIASRVIIGKSKYIEFEDLLGYGMIGLMDALNKFDESKGMKFSTYASIRIRGSMIDEIRKNSPISKGAMDKLNRYNNAIETLQKKNLTEPNIKDIAEELQMTVNEVGEIENFINYISIVSLEDLIFSEDDDISLMGTIEDEKSPNPEKDFEDQERLEYLAKALEMLNDKDKTVLSLYYYEGMTLKEIGSVLGVSESRVCQLHSRAIVHLRKMLGKLKYEI from the coding sequence ATGTCCATAGCTAGCAATGTAGATATGAGGGAACATATAGTAAAAAAATATATACCACTTGTAAAATATATAGCTTCTAGAGTTATTATTGGTAAAAGTAAATACATTGAATTTGAGGATTTGCTAGGTTATGGTATGATCGGGCTTATGGATGCTTTAAATAAGTTTGACGAAAGTAAGGGAATGAAATTTTCTACATATGCATCTATTAGAATAAGAGGATCCATGATAGACGAGATAAGAAAAAATAGTCCTATTTCAAAAGGGGCTATGGATAAGTTAAATAGATATAATAATGCAATTGAGACTTTACAAAAAAAGAATTTAACAGAACCTAATATTAAAGATATAGCTGAAGAATTACAAATGACAGTAAATGAGGTTGGAGAAATAGAAAACTTTATAAACTATATTTCTATTGTATCTTTGGAGGATCTAATATTTTCGGAAGATGATGATATTTCATTAATGGGTACTATAGAGGATGAAAAAAGTCCTAATCCTGAAAAAGACTTTGAAGATCAAGAAAGACTTGAGTATTTAGCAAAAGCTTTAGAAATGTTAAATGATAAGGATAAAACAGTTTTATCCTTATATTATTATGAAGGAATGACGCTAAAAGAAATTGGAAGTGTTCTTGGAGTTTCAGAATCAAGAGTGTGTCAATTACATAGTAGAGCAATAGTTCATTTAAGAAAAATGTTAGGAAAACTTAAATATGAAATTTAG
- a CDS encoding flagellar brake protein, which produces MTTLNFKINNKVEIIDYEGKVYNSDIQDIKENCVAISIPIKDSEYLPLRKKDTVDVLYHDGNCIYSFSSMVVDRTNSNVPLIWVKLPKKFKKIQRRKFVRVSVLYKGKFAVVDRIFKATKESIKNIEFTECNIVDLSGGGMRIRTNTEIEKESIIVIILPMRNKSMLLKGEVKRIGEAETNYKEYGIGFIDMSMRQQDEIIKYVFTIMRKQMRKGLKEE; this is translated from the coding sequence ATGACTACATTAAATTTTAAAATCAATAACAAAGTTGAAATAATTGACTATGAGGGAAAAGTATACAACTCAGATATTCAAGATATTAAAGAAAATTGTGTAGCTATTAGTATTCCAATAAAAGATTCAGAGTATTTACCTTTAAGAAAAAAAGATACAGTGGATGTTTTATATCATGATGGAAATTGCATATATAGTTTTTCATCTATGGTTGTGGACAGGACAAACTCTAATGTTCCATTGATTTGGGTTAAATTACCTAAAAAATTTAAAAAAATTCAAAGAAGAAAATTTGTGCGTGTATCAGTTTTATACAAAGGTAAATTTGCAGTTGTTGACAGAATATTTAAGGCTACTAAAGAAAGCATAAAAAATATTGAATTTACGGAATGTAACATTGTCGATTTAAGTGGCGGTGGAATGAGAATAAGAACTAACACAGAAATAGAAAAAGAGAGCATAATCGTAATTATTCTACCAATGAGAAACAAAAGTATGCTTCTAAAAGGAGAAGTTAAACGTATTGGAGAGGCTGAGACAAATTATAAAGAATATGGTATAGGATTTATAGATATGTCTATGAGACAACAAGATGAAATAATAAAATATGTATTTACAATAATGAGAAAACAGATGAGAAAAGGATTAAAGGAGGAATAA
- a CDS encoding MinD/ParA family protein — translation MLDQAEKLRSLAKNNLQWNENYIEESKETIGAKIITITSGKGGVGKSNFVVNLGITLQKMGKKVLILDADVGMGNDDVLMGFLPKYNIYDIIFNGKTIDEVLIQGPYGIKLLPAGTGLNKIDELENDKREEFLNKLEEINTFDFILMDTGAGINKNVLAFVDCSEDLIIVTTPEPTSLTDAYSLMKAIVHFKLKDKAKIVVNKVLDYEEGLKTFNKFNNAAKRFLKIELDHLGNISEDRKLIEAVRSQKPVVISSPNCKAALDIEEIALKLCGYNKRIKSDGIQGIFKKIFHIFS, via the coding sequence ATGTTAGATCAGGCTGAAAAGCTTAGAAGTTTAGCCAAAAATAATTTACAATGGAATGAAAATTACATAGAAGAAAGTAAAGAGACAATAGGTGCAAAGATTATAACTATTACATCTGGAAAAGGTGGAGTAGGTAAAAGTAATTTTGTAGTTAATTTGGGTATAACTCTTCAAAAAATGGGTAAAAAAGTCCTTATATTGGATGCTGATGTAGGCATGGGAAATGATGATGTACTTATGGGTTTTTTACCTAAATATAATATTTATGATATAATATTCAATGGAAAAACTATTGATGAAGTATTAATACAAGGTCCTTATGGTATTAAATTATTACCAGCAGGTACAGGTCTTAATAAGATTGATGAATTAGAGAATGATAAAAGAGAAGAATTCTTAAATAAGTTAGAAGAAATTAATACATTTGACTTTATATTAATGGATACTGGAGCGGGTATAAATAAAAATGTACTAGCTTTTGTAGACTGTTCAGAAGATCTTATTATAGTTACTACTCCAGAGCCAACGTCTTTAACTGACGCTTATAGTCTTATGAAGGCGATAGTTCATTTTAAGTTAAAGGATAAAGCAAAAATAGTTGTAAATAAGGTTTTAGATTATGAGGAAGGGCTTAAAACTTTTAATAAATTTAATAATGCTGCTAAAAGGTTTTTAAAAATAGAGCTTGATCATCTTGGAAATATATCAGAAGATAGAAAGCTTATAGAAGCGGTTAGGAGTCAAAAACCTGTTGTAATTAGTTCTCCAAACTGTAAAGCAGCCCTTGATATAGAAGAAATAGCCCTAAAGTTATGTGGATATAATAAAAGGATAAAATCAGATGGAATACAAGGAATATTTAAAAAAATTTTTCATATCTTTTCATAG
- the flhF gene encoding flagellar biosynthesis protein FlhF codes for MIVKKYLVSSMNEAMNRIRYELGRDAVIINQRKVRRRGFKGLFSPKILEVTAAIDNKKSNNEPMKDSIDAIKKVLEKKEVKPRKEVLPKETAFSKLDNTIQENNTLIKEMQEMKNMISKLSEVTVTSTEIKKSPVEEMLEESDLNKKVITQILSMVQNNTEDIDEKEKVRKAIKDITIINDNKMEGIVVLVGPTGVGKTTTIAKLAGKLALIDKKKVGLITVDTYRIGAIEQLSTYANIMSIPFESVFSIKEMEAALDRMKDCDVVLVDTTGRSSKNIMQIAELNAFVQKTNTENIYLVISATTKDKDVQSIVEGYKTLNYANVIITKLDETTTYGSILNILSNANKPLSFVTTGQNVPDDFKKITSEEITRLVLGEDFVC; via the coding sequence ATGATAGTTAAAAAGTATTTGGTTAGTAGCATGAATGAGGCTATGAATAGAATAAGGTATGAACTTGGACGTGATGCCGTGATAATAAACCAAAGAAAAGTAAGAAGACGTGGATTCAAAGGATTATTTTCTCCTAAAATTTTAGAAGTTACAGCAGCTATAGACAATAAAAAAAGTAATAATGAACCTATGAAAGATAGTATAGATGCTATAAAAAAGGTATTAGAAAAAAAAGAAGTTAAGCCTAGAAAAGAAGTTTTACCAAAGGAAACTGCTTTTTCAAAATTAGATAATACAATACAGGAAAATAATACTTTAATTAAAGAAATGCAAGAAATGAAAAATATGATAAGTAAGCTATCAGAAGTTACAGTTACATCTACTGAAATTAAAAAAAGCCCTGTTGAAGAAATGTTAGAAGAAAGTGATTTAAATAAAAAGGTTATAACTCAAATTTTATCTATGGTCCAAAACAATACTGAAGATATAGATGAAAAAGAAAAGGTGAGAAAAGCTATAAAGGACATAACTATTATAAATGATAATAAAATGGAAGGAATAGTAGTCTTGGTCGGGCCTACTGGAGTAGGTAAGACCACTACTATAGCTAAACTTGCTGGAAAACTTGCTCTTATAGATAAGAAAAAAGTAGGACTTATAACAGTTGATACTTATAGAATAGGAGCCATAGAACAATTAAGTACATATGCAAATATAATGTCTATACCTTTTGAGTCTGTATTTTCAATAAAAGAAATGGAAGCTGCATTGGATAGAATGAAGGATTGTGATGTAGTTTTAGTTGATACAACTGGACGTAGTAGTAAAAACATAATGCAAATAGCAGAATTAAATGCTTTTGTTCAAAAAACTAATACAGAAAACATATATTTAGTAATAAGTGCTACAACAAAAGATAAAGATGTACAATCTATTGTAGAAGGATATAAAACTCTTAATTATGCCAATGTAATAATTACTAAGTTAGATGAAACAACAACTTATGGTTCTATTTTAAATATTTTAAGCAATGCAAATAAACCATTAAGTTTTGTTACTACGGGACAAAATGTACCTGATGATTTTAAAAAGATCACTAGTGAAGAAATTACAAGATTGGTATTAGGAGAGGATTTTGTATGTTAG